TCCTATTTCAAAATAAAAGGGTAGGCCTAAAAAACCTACCACGCTCTTATTATGTTTTACATAGTTATCTTTTAATATTCTTCTATTGGAACTGTAGCTATATGCTCTATAGGTTTATTTAAAAATATTTGTGCCATTTTTTTAAACTGCTCTTCTGAGTCGCTGACATAGAATTTATATTCTGGGTTTATGCTGTTTGACGACATATTATTTTTACTCAGTATATCCCCCATTTGTTTTGCAGCTTCTTCTGCTGGGTTAATGAGTTCTACTTGAGTGCCTACAATCTCTTTAATGGTATGTGTAAGCATCGGATAATGTGTACAACCTAGAATAAGCGAATCTATATTCTTTTCAAGCAGAGGTTTTAAATACTCTTTTACCACTTGATACGCTACATCATGGTCTGCCCATCCATCTTCAACGAGTGGTACAAAAAGCGGACAAGCCTTGCCGTATACTTTTAAAGCTGCATCCTGGGCAAGCAGCAACTCCGGGTATTTATTACTCGCTATAGTCGCCTGAGTCCCAACTACCCCTATTACGCCTGTTTTGGTTGTATGCAGTGCCATGTGCACTCCCGGCCCTACCACCTCTACAATAGGGATATTAGGAAACATATCTCTTAATTCTTCAATACTGTTTGAGCTGACTGTGTTACACGCTATTATGATAGCTTTTACATCTTGTGTGAGAAGGAATCTTATGATTTGGGCAGAAAATTTGGTTACTGTTTGTTTTGATTTGCTCCCATAAGGAACTCTTGCAGTGTCTCCAAAATAGACAACGGATTCTCCTACAAGACTATGCATCACTTCTTTAACAACAGTAAGCCCCCCAACACCCGAATCAAAAATTCCTATTGGTCTAGAGTCCATATACTTTCTCCTTATAATGCAGCAAGTTCTATTAATTTTGTGATAAGCTCTTGAATAGGAGTACCTGCTGCGTCAAATAACATCGGATACATGCTAATAGACGTAAAGCCTGGCAAAGTATTTATTTCATTAAATATAATACTCCCGTCTTCTTTAACAAAAAAGTCTACTCTTGATAACCCTTTACCTTCTACAGCGTCGAATACTTCTCTTGCATAGGCTCTGATTTTTTCCTTTGTAGATTGCGGCAAATCTGCATCTACTACAGTTTTAGATTCTGCATTGTTATATTTAGCATCAAAGTCATAAAACTCTGCTGCTGCCAGAATCTCACCAACACCTGATACCTCTACCTCTTCGTTACCAAGTACAGCAGTCTCAACTTCTCGGCCAACAATGGTTTCTTCTACTAATATCCTTGAATCATGTTTGGCCGCTTCATTCAAGCCTGCTATAAGCTCTTCTTTATTTTTAGCCTTAGAGATTCCTACCGAAGAACCCGCATTGGCTGGTTTAATAAAATAAGGATATGCAAAAGCTTCTTCTATTTTGTTCACAACTTGATCCATCTGCTTAAGTTCTCTTTCTTTTACAAGAACAAACTTAGCTTGCGGAACCCCTTTTGCCTCAACAACTATTTTTGTGAAACCTTTGTCCATAGCTACTGCTGATGCTAAAACACCACAACCAACGTATGGTATTTGTGCAAGCTTACATAGACCTTGTATCGTTCCGTCCTCTCCATTTTTGCCGTGCAGAACTGGAAATACGATATCTATGTTTACATAGATCGGTTCTTGTCCTTCTCCTCTAAGGATACAGAGTCCTTTATGTGTAGGATCTGGACTTAATATAGCCGGAATACCACTTGTCACCCAGTTATTTGTCGAAAGATCAAAATCATTGCCTTTATATAACAACCATCTACCTTCTTTTGTGATACCAACTAAGTGTACCTCATATTTTGATTTATCGATATTGTTTATGATTGTAGTCGCCGATTTGAGTGACACTTCATGTTCTGATGAACATCCACCAAATAACAATAATATATCTTGTTTCATTATGTTCCTCCTATTTACAGAACCTACATTTATATTCTATTCTTAATCATACTTGATGCTTACTATATTTTATTACTTTATTTAATAATATTCAACTACAAAAAGGGAAGATCGGAGACAATTCCCCTATTTTCCCTTTATTTGAAGCAATTGGCTAATTATTTCTTTTTTGGAATTTGGTTATAATTAGGCTTATCTAGGTATGAATTGATTGTATCAACTATTTTAAATCTTACTTGATAAGGACTTCCTTTTTTATGAGCAATAAGATTATATTGTTCTTCATTGAGTTCTTTTTTAAGCTGATCCTTGCCTTCTAGGGGAACTACACCGCTTGCTGCATCAATATAGCATAGGGGCGGAAACATAACACACCACCAATTTTGTCCTTTTCCTTCTCCAATAATAATTCTGCAAGCCTCATATTCTCCTGCCGGCAGCACCACATCGCCATAAGCTTTTGTAGGAAAATTAGCATAATCAAGTGCCACATAAACTTTATATTGTTTGTCCCACTTTTTAACTACCTTCTTCGCAATCTCTTCTATATTGAATAAATTTTTCTTAACAAGCATTCTTGTCTCATCTATACTTGTTGACTCCTTAAGCATAGGCTCCATGTACGCAATAACTTCATCTCTTACTTGTTGCTTAAGCAGTTGATCTGCTGTTGTATCACTATTTGCAACCACATGAAATCTAATGACCTTATCAGAAATAGCCTCTGTAACCGAATGTGTATATGTACCTATAGTGACTTTACAAATAGTGAGTAAACATACTACAATGAATACAATGTATAAAAACTTTTTATAATTTTTTGTTTGAAATACTTGAAACAAATACTGTCTGATAATATTTTTCATAAGATGTCCCCCATATTAATTAACGTTTAGTGTAATTATTGACTCATATTTATTTTTTATACACCTTCCTCAAAATTTTTTCGAACATATTTCGGGGACGCTTCTTTAATCTTCCTTTTTGGCGGTACGTCTTTTAGAACTGCTCTTTGGGGACAGTTATTTAATTTTGATGTTTATAAATTTCTTGTTTGTGTGGTGAATAGCATGCGTATAAATAATAATACTGTTTCTGTTTCCGTTCGTGATTTAATTGAATTTATATTAAAACATGGTAATTTAGACGCTTCAACTATTGTCAGTTCTTCAAGAGCAGTATTGGGCACTAGAGCTCATAAGAAGATCCAGAAATCTATGGGAGATAATTATACGAGCGAGGTCATTTTAAAACATACTTGTACCTATGATGATATAAGCTTTATAATAGAAGGCCGCGCCGATGGGATTATAGAGAATATAGATGTTTTGATTATAGATGAGATTAAGTCAACTACCGTTTCGCTTGATATGATAGAAGAAGACTATAACCCCCTTCACTTAGCGCAGGTTAAATGTTATGCCTTTATGTACGCTGCTGATAAGAACCTGTCTAAAATAGGTGGGCAATTAACCTATTATAACTTAGATACAAAGGAAACTAAGCGCTTTTTAAAATTTTATAATTATGCTGAACTCAAAACATTTTTTGAGGATCTGACAGATCAATATATCATTTGGATTAGATTTTATATCAACTGGTGTGCTTTAAGGGACGCTTCTTTAAAACTGCTGGTTTTCCCCTTTGAAAAATATAGGGCCGGTCAGAGAGAACTTGCAGTTCATGTCTATAAAAGCATTGTTAACTCTTCTAAGCTTTTTGTTAACGCACCAACAGGCATTGGAAAAACTATTTCTACCCTATTTCCTTCTTTAAAAGCTATGGGCGAGGGACAGATCTCCAAAATTTTCTATATCACAGCGAAAACCATTACCAGATCAGTTGCAGAAAGTGCTCTAAATATTATTCAACTTGGAGGGACACGCGTTAAAAGTATTACGCTTACTGCTAAAGATAAAATTTGTTTTTGTGAAACAACACATTGTACACCTTCTCATTGTATGTATGCCGAGGGACACTTTGATAGAGTAAATACTGCTATTTGGGATGCCCTAAATACTAGTGATTTATTTACGCGAGATGTTATTGAAACACTTGCTAAGAAGCATCGTGTATGCCCTTTTGAACTAAGTCTTGACCTTGCACTCTGGATGGATGTCATTATCTGTGACTATAATTATATTTTTGATCCAACCGTTGCGCTTAAACGTTTTTTGGATGCCCGTGATTATGTACTTTTAATAGATGAAGCACATAATTTAGTAGATAGAGCACGCGATATGTTTTCAGCCAGCCTTTCTAAGAAAAACATATTATCTGCAAAAAAAGTTCTTCCCAAATCTTATAATTCTATAAAAACAGCTCTTTCAAAAATTAACACTTACCTTTTAGATATAAAAAAGGATTATTTTGCACAAGGCTTGCCTTTTATAAAAAAAGAAGCACCAAATAGTATTTATCCTCTCCTTCGGCAATTTATTAACTTATGCGATAAACAGTTTCAAAAGTCCTCTAGATCTTCTCTTGAGAGTTCTTTGATAGATATGTATTTTGAAATATATAATTTTCTCAAGCTATTTGAGCTCTATGATGATAAATATATTACTTATGCGAGTAGTGAAAATGGGGATATTACGCTTAAACTATTTTGTATCGATCCCTCTTTTTTATTAGGTGAAACAATGGCCAAATTTAAGAGTATTATTTTATTCTCTGCAACATTTTTGCCTATAGATTATTATAAATATTTACTTTGTGGTGAAGATGATACAGCGATCAGGTTGGCTTCTCCTTTTGACTCATCCAAATACCTTCGGCTCATTGCTACAGATATATCCACAAGGTATCAAGATAGAGCGCATAGTTATGCACATATTTGCAGTTACATTAAACAAATTGTTGATAACAAGGCGGGAAACTATTTTGTTTTTTTTCCTTCATATAAGTATCTTATTGATGTTTATAATGCTTTTTCAACAATATACGGTTCGTCTTATACCCTCCATGTTCAATCTTCTAATATGAGTGAGGTTGAAAGAGAATCTTTTTTAGAGCAGTTTAAAGCAAACCCTGTTGATACTCATATTGGCTTTTGTGTTCTAGGAGGAATCTATTCCGAAGGTATTGATTTAAAATACGATAGATTAATTGGTGTAATCATAGTGGGGGTAGGCCTTCCTCAACTCTGCTTAGAACGTACACTTATCGAGAATTATTTTAATGAAAATGGCAAAAATGGTTATCACTATGCCTATACTTACCCTGGCATAAATAAAGTCTTTCAAGCAGCTGGGCGCCTTATACGAACTGAAGAAGATAGCGGCATAATACTTTTAATAGATGATAGATTTACGAGTTCTCTCTATAGAGCACTATTTCCGCCCGAATGGTCACCTTACTATCCCGTTACATTAAGTTCTATCTCCGATTACTTAACTTTTAAGAAATGAGTAATTGCGAGTAATTGGGGACGTTTCTTTATTTTTCCTGGCGACGGATAGTTGGGGACGTTTCTTTATTCTTCCGGTTTAGATTGCCGATATTTGGATGTTTGGGGATATTGTGACGATATTTGGGGACAGTCTTTTATTTATCTTTTATTTATCTTGTTTACAATACTTTTATACGCATGAAAAGGCAACGTAATAGTTTAACTACGTTGCCTTTATGTATTTGTCTTCTATTTCATTTTCCACTTACTAACTTCTTTATGATTCGCTCCTTAAATAAAAATATATTTACACAACACAAATAAGCCTTTAATCTATAAGTATTATTAAAGACTTTATGCTATTTGTTTTAATACCTTATTTACTTCTTCTTGAATACTCTGGTCTTCTATCATTAAGTTAATAGCTCTTTTTATGCTTTCTCCAATAGCTGGTGGTTTTACATAAAATATTTCTGCTAGTTGTTTATAAGTCATTTTTCCTATAAGCGCCATAATATATATCGAAAGATCTCTTTGCTTCTGATGAATTTTATTATTTCTTTTTAACAATTGTAGTTTGTGGACATTAAAATGCTTTGATACTACGGCCAGAATCTGGTCTTCATTCATTTCTTTAGACGCTCCTGTAGCAGCTACTTCAGCCCTTATCCCTTTATGTCCCGATTCAATGGCCACAGCCACTTCTTCCTCAATCTCCTTATTATACATATACTCAGCATACAACTTCATACTGCCTTTATAATCTTTTGAAAAGTATGCTAGTATACGCCTATTATCTATTATTTCATAAGAATCACGCTCTCCCAAGTACATTTTCAAACTGCTCCACTTGTAATCTTCTGGTGCTCCAACCATACCTGCTTCCGCTGGATTTAAATGTATATATTTAGATACTTCAATAAAATAAGAATCTCTCTTAACCATGACACTATTAAATCTCCCTTGAAACAAATGCCCGCAACGATTATATCTTTTATTAAAGTATCTGACATAGCTTAGGTTAAGACCTTTCATTACCTTTGAAATATCTTGTCCATTATCATATATAAGAAGATGTACATGATTTGTCATAAGACAGTATGCATATACTTCTATCTTAAACTTTTCTTTATATCTTTTTAGTCTCTTCAAATATTGAATTCTATCTTCTTCATCTTCGAAAATATCTTGTTTGTTGTTACCCCTAACCATAATATGATACGTACTATACTCACACTTTTCTCTAGGTCCTCTTGGCATATATTCATTCACCCTTTTTATTTTAGAGCATAGCCAAAAACATATTTTTAATACAGTTTGCCTTTATTTTTTTACCTTTTGAAGAAATTTCAACTTCATCTACCCACTATTTTAAAGAACTGTCCCCAAATTCACAAATTCAAAGAACTGTTCCCAATTCAGTGCATTGCTAGTGCAACTGGAAAATTGGAGAAACGTCCCCTCTCGTTACCCTCGTTATTGCAATACACCTGTGTTTTGGATATTCACTGTAGCGCTTACGTGTATCGGTAGATTTTTATATGCTCCTTTATCCCATGTATCTTTGTAGTTTTTCCACTGCTTTGGATGTTTGCGGTACATTTCTAGGCCTATCTCAAGAAAATCTACTTCTAATTCTTTAGATTTATTGACTGCTACATTGACTTGTTTTTCTATTTCTTGTTTAAGAATCTCTGTTATCTTTGATATACTTTGCTCATTAAGTATATTTTTATCATCAGTTGATACATATTCTTTTATATCTCCAGTCGTTGTTATATTAATATAACATTCCCATGAGCCATTATTTTCTTTAAAAGCAATTTTGCTTTCTTGTTCCTTAATCATATAGGTTAAATACTGATTTTCATAATCAACAACTACTGGTGCTCTTCGCACTTCTCCTTCAACAAACAGTTCGCCTCTTACTTCTTCTTCATCTAGCCACGTTACTAGTTCATAATCCTTAATAAGTGCAGCCCCACGTATGTGAATAATCCCTTCTTCATTGCTACTTATGATAGGAATAGTGGCTACCCCTGTATCATCTATCTCTTTTATAAAATTTCCTAACAGCTGCTCTTTTGCACGACTTGCGCCTCGCTCTCTATTATTATAATACTCCATGACATACATCCCTATAATAGGATTTTGAGGGTTTTCGGCTCGCGCAAAATCTCCCGCAAGACCTTTTACAGCAAGAAGTGTAACACTTCTTCCCATTTTCATGTCCCTAAGGAGTGCATCTATAGCCGCTCTTAATAAACCCTTATCTTTTAAGAGCTCTTCTCCAATAATCAGTGCCTTTGTATGATTAAGTGTCACTGTATCTTGTGTCTTTTTTTCAACCTCATCTATACTTGTTGTTATTGAAACACTATTTGTTGTTATATTGGTTTTTACCTTTTCTGCAAGACTCTCTTTACCTGATAATAGCCCTATGTCTGGTACACCATATGTTATGCGATAGGATTGCTGCTCATTAATAGGCTGGCTTAAATCCAGGTCAGGATTTTTATCTAATGCAATATCCAATATGATATGTCTTTCATCCAGTTCTACACTATCCCAGCATCCAGTTAATACAAGAGGGAATATGAGTAGAAATAACCATTTAAACTTATTCATTTGTATTCCCTGCCTTTCTCATCTTAGCTATACCAAGAAGAATTATTGGAATCGGAAATAAGAACCATATACCAAAACGGTATTGGAACATAATGTAATATTTATAGGCATCTACTAAGCTTTTAGGAAATATAGCTATAAAATAAACAACAGGGATAATAGGCAGCAGAAATATATTTTCTCTCTTAAACTTAAAACTCCTGCTTCCCATAAGTGAAGTAAAATATAGGCCTGAACTAATGTACATATATATACTAAATACCCAGCTTGTCATCATAAAAACTTCTTGATTTTCTATCCACGAACCTGGAAATTGTACACTCTGCATTAATGTTAAGACCGGCCATATTTGCTTATTTGTTTCATTGACACCTATCCCTATATAAGTTGAAACAATAACTATTGCTTCTATGATTGCAATAATAATAAGTGCTAATAACATAGCTCTCCTTGATTTTTCTTGCTTTTTCATAAGTCCTGCTAAAATAAGCATAAACTCTATCGGCATAAATGAAAGACTTATAAAGAATGCCCCTCTTCCGATACTCACCATATCTGTTTCAAAAAAAGGCATAAGCTGCTTGTAATCTGCTTTAGCGATTATAAACACAAGCACTATGGCCAGAGGAAAAAATATAAAATACATAAGAACCTCCGCCATACGGGCTGTTGCCTCAATCCCTGATTTTACCAGATATGCTGTTGTAAGGAGTAACGATAAGATAATAACCGGCAGGGGCGTTGTAGGAAGCATAACCTGAGAAACCATCTCACCAAACATTCTCATTTCAAGTCCTGTAGTAATGAGAATTTTAAGTGCAAATAGACCAATAACACAGTAACCAATAGCCTTAGGAAGTATTTTAGGCATAAACTCGACAATAGTATCTCCCTTAAATCTATTCGTAAGGCTCGTTATAGCGTAAAGATACAGCATTCCGAAAATAAGAGCGACAATAGGAAGAATATATCCATTTCTCCCTACATGGTTAGCAGCAATTCTTGGAAGCAATAGTATACTCGTATTAAACATCTGAAGTATAAGTAGTATTTCAACCTGTCTTACTGATACTTTGCTATTATGAGAAAACATCTACTCACCTCTTTTATTTGAATTATTGTTATTACCATTCTCAGTGCCTGGTTCTAAATCTTGATCAAGTCTGTCTTCTTTTAGCCGAATACGTATACGCTGGTTTTCTTTTGCAAAAATTGGCCGTGTAACCTGCATAAACGTCGGAAATCTGAGTATCGTATCTTTCAAATCTTTAAATTCATTACGATCAGAGGCACAATATGGTGCAAGATAAGGTACTCTGAAACTTTCTAGAGAAGAAAGATGTGCAAGTACAAAAAGCATTGCTAGTAAGAATCCATATAATCCAAATAAAGCAGATGCTATAATAAAGAAAAATCTAATGAGTCTAAAAGCTGATGTAAGATTATAATCTGGTATTGCAAAAGTACATATTGCTGTAAACGCAACTATGATGATAATCATTGGGCTTATGATTCTCGCCTCTACTGCTGCTTGTCCTATAACGATACCGCCTACAAGACCTATGACATGGCCGATCGCTCCTGGTATACGTATCCCAGCTTCCCGAAATAGTTCAAAAGTGAGCTCCATGACAAGTATTTCTAATACGGAAGGAAAGGTAATACCCGCCCGTGCAGCAGCTATAGCTATTGCAAATGGCGTTGGAATCATGCCTGCCTGAAAATTAAGTAGCGCTATATAAAACCCCGGAAGTGTAAAAGAAAGAAAAGATACTAAATATCTTAATACTCTCGTAAAACTCATAATCTGCCATCTTTGATAATAGTCTTCTGAAGCTTGAAAAAACGCATTAAGTGTTGTAGGGACTATAATAACAAAAGGTGAATTATCTACTACGATAGCTACTTTACCCTCTAAGAGGCTGGACGCTACCTTATCCGGCCTTTCTGTTGCTTGCGTCTGTGGGAAAGGACTTTTCCAGCTTTCTTCTATAAGCTGTTCTATATAGCCACTGTCAAAAATGGCATCTACTTCATATTTATCAAGCCTTTCCATAACTTCGTCTATAA
This genomic window from Cellulosilyticum sp. I15G10I2 contains:
- a CDS encoding spore germination protein, producing MAKQQGPTKISVEGIYHDKENKINMELSTSLEENIKNLDILFKDCVDVVKREVDISKQIPFRVLGVYIDGMINRELLDHFFLSRIIDYKNLNGSIFESDKTPTQIIMEHFSATFDIKEVDKMDDIVRSILSGDSAIFVDDSKKALVIATRGWPNRGVGEPATENVVRGARDGFTESVRFNTVLIRRRIRDTKLKVKSLSYGIRSRTDVAVMYMEDIAKPELIDEVMERLDKYEVDAIFDSGYIEQLIEESWKSPFPQTQATERPDKVASSLLEGKVAIVVDNSPFVIIVPTTLNAFFQASEDYYQRWQIMSFTRVLRYLVSFLSFTLPGFYIALLNFQAGMIPTPFAIAIAAARAGITFPSVLEILVMELTFELFREAGIRIPGAIGHVIGLVGGIVIGQAAVEARIISPMIIIIVAFTAICTFAIPDYNLTSAFRLIRFFFIIASALFGLYGFLLAMLFVLAHLSSLESFRVPYLAPYCASDRNEFKDLKDTILRFPTFMQVTRPIFAKENQRIRIRLKEDRLDQDLEPGTENGNNNNSNKRGE
- a CDS encoding GerAB/ArcD/ProY family transporter codes for the protein MFSHNSKVSVRQVEILLILQMFNTSILLLPRIAANHVGRNGYILPIVALIFGMLYLYAITSLTNRFKGDTIVEFMPKILPKAIGYCVIGLFALKILITTGLEMRMFGEMVSQVMLPTTPLPVIILSLLLTTAYLVKSGIEATARMAEVLMYFIFFPLAIVLVFIIAKADYKQLMPFFETDMVSIGRGAFFISLSFMPIEFMLILAGLMKKQEKSRRAMLLALIIIAIIEAIVIVSTYIGIGVNETNKQIWPVLTLMQSVQFPGSWIENQEVFMMTSWVFSIYMYISSGLYFTSLMGSRSFKFKRENIFLLPIIPVVYFIAIFPKSLVDAYKYYIMFQYRFGIWFLFPIPIILLGIAKMRKAGNTNE
- the murI gene encoding glutamate racemase, translated to MDSRPIGIFDSGVGGLTVVKEVMHSLVGESVVYFGDTARVPYGSKSKQTVTKFSAQIIRFLLTQDVKAIIIACNTVSSNSIEELRDMFPNIPIVEVVGPGVHMALHTTKTGVIGVVGTQATIASNKYPELLLAQDAALKVYGKACPLFVPLVEDGWADHDVAYQVVKEYLKPLLEKNIDSLILGCTHYPMLTHTIKEIVGTQVELINPAEEAAKQMGDILSKNNMSSNSINPEYKFYVSDSEEQFKKMAQIFLNKPIEHIATVPIEEY
- a CDS encoding Ger(x)C family spore germination protein, which codes for MNKFKWLFLLIFPLVLTGCWDSVELDERHIILDIALDKNPDLDLSQPINEQQSYRITYGVPDIGLLSGKESLAEKVKTNITTNSVSITTSIDEVEKKTQDTVTLNHTKALIIGEELLKDKGLLRAAIDALLRDMKMGRSVTLLAVKGLAGDFARAENPQNPIIGMYVMEYYNNRERGASRAKEQLLGNFIKEIDDTGVATIPIISSNEEGIIHIRGAALIKDYELVTWLDEEEVRGELFVEGEVRRAPVVVDYENQYLTYMIKEQESKIAFKENNGSWECYINITTTGDIKEYVSTDDKNILNEQSISKITEILKQEIEKQVNVAVNKSKELEVDFLEIGLEMYRKHPKQWKNYKDTWDKGAYKNLPIHVSATVNIQNTGVLQ
- a CDS encoding D-alanine--D-alanine ligase family protein; this encodes MKQDILLLFGGCSSEHEVSLKSATTIINNIDKSKYEVHLVGITKEGRWLLYKGNDFDLSTNNWVTSGIPAILSPDPTHKGLCILRGEGQEPIYVNIDIVFPVLHGKNGEDGTIQGLCKLAQIPYVGCGVLASAVAMDKGFTKIVVEAKGVPQAKFVLVKERELKQMDQVVNKIEEAFAYPYFIKPANAGSSVGISKAKNKEELIAGLNEAAKHDSRILVEETIVGREVETAVLGNEEVEVSGVGEILAAAEFYDFDAKYNNAESKTVVDADLPQSTKEKIRAYAREVFDAVEGKGLSRVDFFVKEDGSIIFNEINTLPGFTSISMYPMLFDAAGTPIQELITKLIELAAL
- a CDS encoding transposase; translated protein: MPRGPREKCEYSTYHIMVRGNNKQDIFEDEEDRIQYLKRLKRYKEKFKIEVYAYCLMTNHVHLLIYDNGQDISKVMKGLNLSYVRYFNKRYNRCGHLFQGRFNSVMVKRDSYFIEVSKYIHLNPAEAGMVGAPEDYKWSSLKMYLGERDSYEIIDNRRILAYFSKDYKGSMKLYAEYMYNKEIEEEVAVAIESGHKGIRAEVAATGASKEMNEDQILAVVSKHFNVHKLQLLKRNNKIHQKQRDLSIYIMALIGKMTYKQLAEIFYVKPPAIGESIKRAINLMIEDQSIQEEVNKVLKQIA
- a CDS encoding ATP-dependent DNA helicase; the protein is MRINNNTVSVSVRDLIEFILKHGNLDASTIVSSSRAVLGTRAHKKIQKSMGDNYTSEVILKHTCTYDDISFIIEGRADGIIENIDVLIIDEIKSTTVSLDMIEEDYNPLHLAQVKCYAFMYAADKNLSKIGGQLTYYNLDTKETKRFLKFYNYAELKTFFEDLTDQYIIWIRFYINWCALRDASLKLLVFPFEKYRAGQRELAVHVYKSIVNSSKLFVNAPTGIGKTISTLFPSLKAMGEGQISKIFYITAKTITRSVAESALNIIQLGGTRVKSITLTAKDKICFCETTHCTPSHCMYAEGHFDRVNTAIWDALNTSDLFTRDVIETLAKKHRVCPFELSLDLALWMDVIICDYNYIFDPTVALKRFLDARDYVLLIDEAHNLVDRARDMFSASLSKKNILSAKKVLPKSYNSIKTALSKINTYLLDIKKDYFAQGLPFIKKEAPNSIYPLLRQFINLCDKQFQKSSRSSLESSLIDMYFEIYNFLKLFELYDDKYITYASSENGDITLKLFCIDPSFLLGETMAKFKSIILFSATFLPIDYYKYLLCGEDDTAIRLASPFDSSKYLRLIATDISTRYQDRAHSYAHICSYIKQIVDNKAGNYFVFFPSYKYLIDVYNAFSTIYGSSYTLHVQSSNMSEVERESFLEQFKANPVDTHIGFCVLGGIYSEGIDLKYDRLIGVIIVGVGLPQLCLERTLIENYFNENGKNGYHYAYTYPGINKVFQAAGRLIRTEEDSGIILLIDDRFTSSLYRALFPPEWSPYYPVTLSSISDYLTFKK
- the spoIIR gene encoding stage II sporulation protein R, giving the protein MKNIIRQYLFQVFQTKNYKKFLYIVFIVVCLLTICKVTIGTYTHSVTEAISDKVIRFHVVANSDTTADQLLKQQVRDEVIAYMEPMLKESTSIDETRMLVKKNLFNIEEIAKKVVKKWDKQYKVYVALDYANFPTKAYGDVVLPAGEYEACRIIIGEGKGQNWWCVMFPPLCYIDAASGVVPLEGKDQLKKELNEEQYNLIAHKKGSPYQVRFKIVDTINSYLDKPNYNQIPKKK